Proteins from a genomic interval of Methanofollis formosanus:
- a CDS encoding ferredoxin-thioredoxin reductase catalytic domain-containing protein, which produces MTDRVTDEEVEETYRRLDREAEAGGYHLNPDTEFVKELVRGLLANERRYGYPSCPCRLSLGEKEADADIVCPCDYRDPDLAEYGACYCTLYVTGKVVAGEQKICRVPERRPPGGPTKSTAKRPAPLSGSLPYPVHRCRVCGYLCARDEPPEICPICRAKKERFERFL; this is translated from the coding sequence GTGACCGACAGAGTCACCGACGAGGAGGTCGAGGAGACGTACCGCCGCCTGGACCGCGAGGCCGAGGCCGGGGGCTACCATCTCAACCCTGACACCGAGTTTGTGAAAGAACTGGTCAGGGGTCTTCTGGCCAACGAACGGCGGTATGGATACCCCTCGTGCCCGTGCCGCCTCAGTCTGGGAGAGAAGGAGGCCGACGCCGACATCGTCTGCCCGTGCGACTACCGCGATCCCGACCTCGCCGAGTACGGCGCCTGCTACTGCACCCTCTATGTCACAGGGAAGGTCGTCGCCGGCGAACAAAAGATCTGCCGGGTGCCTGAACGCCGTCCGCCCGGCGGCCCCACGAAGAGCACCGCAAAACGGCCGGCCCCGCTCTCGGGATCGCTCCCGTACCCGGTCCACCGTTGCCGGGTCTGCGGGTATCTCTGTGCACGTGATGAGCCGCCGGAGATCTGCCCGATCTGCCGGGCGAAGAAGGAAAGGTTTGAGAGGTTTTTGTAG